The proteins below are encoded in one region of Gemmatimonadota bacterium:
- the rpsS gene encoding 30S ribosomal protein S19 has translation MGRSVKKGPYIDDSVKKKIDELNRTGEKRVVRTWSRACTITPDFVGHTLAIHNGNKFIPVYISENMVGHKLGEFAPTRTYRGHSGRVTERSTQLK, from the coding sequence ATGGGCCGTTCGGTCAAGAAAGGGCCGTACATTGACGACAGCGTCAAGAAGAAGATCGACGAACTGAACCGGACCGGCGAGAAGCGGGTGGTCCGCACCTGGTCCCGCGCGTGCACGATCACGCCGGACTTCGTCGGCCACACGCTGGCCATACACAACGGCAACAAGTTCATTCCGGTCTACATCTCGGAGAACATGGTGGGCCACAAGCTCGGTGAATTCGCGCCGACGCGCACCTACCGGGGACACAGCGGACGGGTCACGGAACGATCCACGCAGCTTAAGTAA